The Pseudomonadota bacterium genome includes the window AGCTAGAGCATCAATCTAGCGTTGCAAGATAATCATCTAGTCCAGAAACGCCGATATCCAGAAATCTAACGAAGCCAGATTTATCTATCACAGCCGCATAGGGGATGGTTTTGCCACGCAAGCTTAAAAAAACTTCGTCCTGTATATCGTTACCGGAGAAAACGTGTTGCACCACCCTGAGATCTTGCTCAGAGATCCGCCCCAATAGCTCTGCTATATCCTGATTATTATCAACACTAACGGCGTAGAAAGAGATATCACTCCTATTCGCGTACTCGCGCGCAAGCTCTTCAAAATCTTCAATCGCGCTCCTTGAATATGGGCACCATGTCGCCCAGAAAAGTAATACCTTCGTTCTCCCATCCTTTGCACGAATGGCGATATCGCCCCCCTCTAACATCATCAACCTGGCCTCTGGCGCAGGTTGCCCTATAAGCTCCAGAGCATTCGTTGAGACAGATGCACAACCGCTCAGCATGCTTAGTAAGAGAACAAATGGAAGAATGCCCCGCATAATCTGCACGATCTGTTTAAATCTCATCCGCCATCCTTAACCGTTAATCTTGAGCAAGGGTACGCTCGTACTGAGCCCTAACATCTAGATCAAGCTCCTCTTCGTAGTACTGTTTGATGAGCTTTATGGCAATAACATTATTGTTCCCAACTAGGCGTTGCAAGGCCTTAATCCGGACCTCCTTGGCGGGATGTCTTAATAGATCAAGAAAAACTCCGCTTTCCAAGCGATCGCCGAGCTGTGTTATAACCTCAAATACTACCCGTGCTGGGCCATCTTGAAGTAATACAGTAATCAACCCTTGATCTAATGGCCCGCTCTTAAGCACCTCTAAGCCCTTCGCAAACTGCTCATCAGATAGATAATTACTTAGCCCAATAGTAGCTACGAGCTGCCCATATCTCTCGCGCTGCGCCCGGTCTCGAATAGAATCCCTTACCGAACGCAGATAGGGATCGTTTATGGGCTTGGCTATCAGCGCCTCGTAGGCACTTCGCTGCACCTCGGTATCCTCTGCTAGTAAAATCGTTGCGAGCAACGCTTTAGGAGCCTCGGCTGTGTAGGACACAGCGAGTGTAGATACGGTAGCACGCGAGATCTTCCCCTGTGCCGCAGAGACTAGCGCCGAACGCTCTCGCTGTGACAATCCTACCCCATTACGCAACACCTCTACAAAAACTACTCGCGGGCCACTTACCGCACCCTTGGCAATAGTAAGCGCCGCAATAGTACGCAGTTCTGACTCGTGCTGCTGTACGAACTTGTCAAGCACCCACAATATATCCACCGAACTTATCTGATCTTTTAGCTCGAGAATATCTGCAAGATAAAGTGTA containing:
- a CDS encoding TlpA disulfide reductase family protein: MRFKQIVQIMRGILPFVLLLSMLSGCASVSTNALELIGQPAPEARLMMLEGGDIAIRAKDGRTKVLLFWATWCPYSRSAIEDFEELAREYANRSDISFYAVSVDNNQDIAELLGRISEQDLRVVQHVFSGNDIQDEVFLSLRGKTIPYAAVIDKSGFVRFLDIGVSGLDDYLATLD